A single window of Liolophura sinensis isolate JHLJ2023 chromosome 6, CUHK_Ljap_v2, whole genome shotgun sequence DNA harbors:
- the LOC135468611 gene encoding piggyBac transposable element-derived protein 4-like: protein MKRSSPQPSVSGEPKQRRRLFTTEEVLHNLGDSDGEELEFDQTYPEDDLDSVDDDNFDLGSDFDISQTDDSDDFSETRGRGASPVVITGAGDAADFAAGWNDVFSEASNLQFDNNNIGPQNIPGFITNESKAGDFLSLFFDDAFWDGLCTMTNLRAHQTREQKPNSYYAKNFSPVSPPEMKAFVGLRLCMEYLVIKPSYRDYWKSEGNDFVMFTPGFRQVMTRDRFLAIWTFLHVMDEQDTNIDKSDKIYKVRPMLNDLLEKFKLYYKPSQHLSLDEGMIPTKNRLAIKQYIKDKPTKWGIKSFLLCDGDTGYVLNAEIYTGKTDIVEEKLGVIGNTVVRLITSCDLDGKSHVLVMDRYYNSVLLADYLLTVLNTGVVGTVQTNRKHYPKTLKVKKLPNRGDFRFMCRNSLTCMVWQDRKPIHFISNYHSPDDVTTVNRRNKDGSLSEIQMPLLIRDYNSFMGGCDKNDQMTRLHKTRKHYRWPRRLFIKFFMWATYNAYILSNAHSQTNNKYFISFIEEICLSLIGEHRSSAQVRTRKEPCDQRLLAGPHYPVIPQDTSGNHVCVVCSEKHLRYRRNNPKTAYKDIPHKLVKTTIWCSLCKRYLCVKRGSKCWEDWHTKVQYWY, encoded by the coding sequence ATGAAGCGAAGCTCGCCGCAACCAAGCGTGTCGGGGGAGCCAAAACAAAGGCGTAGGCTATTTACAACTGAGGAAGTGCTGCATAATTTGGGTGATTCTGACGGAGAAGAGCTTGAATTCGACCAAACTTATCCCGAGGACGATTTGGATTCAGTTGACGATGACAATTTTGATTTAGGCAGTGACTTTGACATTTCGCAAACGGATGATTCGGACGATTTTTCGGAGACAAGGGGGCGTGGTGCTTCGCCAGTCGTCATTACTGGGGCAGGAGATGCAGCGGACTTTGCAGCAGGTTGGAATGATGTGTTTTCGGAAGCAAGTAATTTACAgtttgacaacaacaacatcggaCCACAGAATATTCCCGGATTCATAACGAACGAAAGTAAAGCTGGTGactttttgtctttattttttgatgatGCATTTTGGGATGGATTATGCACTATGACAAATTTACGGGCCCATCAAACACGTGAACAAAAGCCAAACTCCTATTATGCTAAGaatttttctcctgtctccCCACCTGAAATGAAAGCTTTTGTTGGCCTAAGACTATGTATGGAATATCTGGTTATCAAACCAAGCTATAGAGACTACTGGAAAAGTGAAGGTAACGACTTCGTAATGTTCACACCTGGTTTTCGACAGGTAATGACACGTGATCGCTTTCTAGCAATATggacatttctacatgtaatggATGAACAAGACACAAACATTGATAAATCTGACAAAATCTACAAAGTGCGCCCAATGTTGAATGATTTGTTGGAGAAATTTAAACTGTACTATAAACCTAGTCAGCATCTCAGCCTTGACGAGGGTATGATTCCAACAAAGAACAGACTAGCTATCAAACAGTACATCAAAGATAAGCCAACTAAGTGGGGTATAAAGTCATTTTTGTTATGTGATGGTGACACGGGATATGTACTCAACGCTGAAATATATACGGGAAAAACAGACATTGTCGAGGAAAAGTTAGGCGTGATAGGGAATACTGTTGTTCGCCTAATTACATCCTGTGATCTTGATGGTAAATCCCATGTGCTCGTTATGGACAGATACTATAACTCTGTACTTTTAGCAGACTATTTACTAACTGTCTTGAATACTGGAGTAGTGGGTACGGTCCAAACAAATAGGAAACACTATCCAAAGActctaaaagtaaaaaaactgccAAATCGTGGGGATTTCCGCTTTATGTGTCGAAACAGTTTGACGTGTATGGTGTGGCAGGACAGGAAGCCAATACATTTCATCTCTAACTATCACAGTCCTGATGATGTAACTACAGTGAACCGGCGAAACAAGGATGGATCCCTGTCTGAAATACAAATGCCACTGCTTATCCGTGACTATAATTCATTTATGGGAGGATGTGACAAGAATGACCAGATGACGCGCTTGCACAAAACCAGAAAACACTACCGATGGCCGCGTCGTCTCTTCATAAAGTTTTTTATGTGGGCTACATAcaatgcatatattttgtcAAATGCACACAgccaaacaaacaataaatatttcatctcATTTATTGAGGAAATCTGTTTATCACTGATTGGTGAACATCGCTCTTCAGCTCAAGTCCGTACCAGGAAGGAGCCTTGTGATCAGCGTCTCCTAGCAGGCCCGCATTACCCCGTTATTCCTCAGGATACCTCAGGCAACCACGTATGTGTTGTCTGCAGTGAGAAACATCTCAGATACAGAAGGAATAACCCAAAGACTGCTTACAAAGACATTCCGCACAAACTTGTCAAGACAACAATCTGGTGCTCTTTGTGCAAAAGATATTTGTGTGTGAAAAGAGGCTCCAAATGCTGGGAAGACTGGCACACTAAAGTCCAATACTGGTATTAG